The Halotia branconii CENA392 region AGTGTCTAGCGAAAGAAGTCAGCGATCGCCCGCAAAACATCAGCCAAATTTTAGAAAAATTAGAGCAGGTTAAACATCAATTTAATGATCATAGTTGGCAAGCTGCATCTTTGGTGCAACTAGTACCTGTAACTTCTGTATCCGAAAAAGAGTGTTTGCAGAAAACTTGGCCTAAAAATAAACCAATTGCTCCTATAGGTTTTCCCCATTTATTACATACCACTCAAGGCACTGTCGCAACTATTTGGGCAATGTTACCCCAAGAAGAGATTAGCAAATTTTTAAATAAAACTCATGGCACTGAATTTATTGCCAAAATGAATATCTACCCAATGCTATTGTGGGTAACAGTACTATGTGATGCCCAACTTTCACTGACACGTTGGCTATCTTATTTCTTAGATCTTAAAGATCAGAAAGGACAAAAAATAGTTCGTGTTTTAGCAGATACAGGTTATTATCATTTACTATTTTTTGCCTTAGAAGAACCGACTCGTTGTACCCATGTCATGACTTTAACATTCACAGCCAGCCAGCGCCAACAACTTGCAGATTACTTAACTATAAATCAAAAATCTAATGAATTAATTTCACCTGAACAAGCTAAAAATATTCTTAAAGCAGAGTACGAAAAAGTAAAATTAGAAATTCGGCAAAATTTAGCAATCGATTCCCAGAGCGAAAAGGCTGGCTTTAAAGAGTGGATGTCTAAAATATTTGAGAGATTTCTACAACTTTTAATACGTAATTAAAATAAAAATTATTTAATTAACTGTGTTGAAGTTTATTATTTTTGAAATGCGGCGAAAATAGAGGTTGTAAAAGTGAATCAAAGTGCATTTGTGTCACCACACAAAAAAGAATTGCTAGCTAATCGTTATCAACTTAAGCAGTTGATTGGGAGGGGTGGCATGGGTGAAGTTTTTTTAGCAGAGGATATTTTATTAGGAGGTACACCAGTTGCGATAAAATTTCTTTCCCAAACTTTTGTCAACCCCAAAATACAAAAAGATTTTGCCCGTGAAGCACGTACTAGTGCAGCTTTGAGTCAAAAAAGCCTACATATTGTGCGAGCGTATGATTACGGTGTAAGCGCAGAAGGTAAACCATTCTATGTAATGGAATATCTCAACGGCAGGAGTTTAAAAGATTTAATTCCCATACCTTTGCCTAGGTTTCTAACTCTCGCACGCCAGATTTGTTTAGGTTTGCAGTGCGCCCACCAAGGTATTAATATTGATGGCAAAATTTATCCTTTAGTTCATCGAGATATTAAACCAGCTAATATATTAGTTGTTCCTGATCAAATATTAGGTCAATTAGTCAAAATTCTTGATTTTGGGATTGCTAAATTTCTCAATTATGCAGTTACAGCTAGTACTAATAAAGGATTTAATGGAACTTTACCTTACTCTTCACCTGAACAACTAGAAGGAGAAGAATTAGATAGTCGATCTGATATTTATAGCTTAGGTGTAATGATGTTTGAGATGCTTACAGGTGTCAAACCCTGGAAACCAGAAACCGATTTATTTGGTGCTTGGTATAAAGCACATCACTTTGAAGTACCGAAAGCGATCGCAGAGGTTAATCCTCAACTCCAACTTCCTCAGCAAATCAATGATTTAATTATGAGTTGTTTGGCAAAAGCACCTAGCGATCGCCCCCAAAGCATGACCGCAATCTTACAAGTATTAAACAGTTTAGAAAAGCCAAGTTATGCCATTTTGCCTAATAGTTTATCCTCCAAAACTGCGCCGAATATTCCTTTAGGATCTGAATTACTTTTAGCAATAGAAAAAAAATGCGGCCAATTCGTATGGCCTCGAAATAAACCCATCCAAGAAATTGTTTTTCCTCAACTAATAGATACTCCCCAAGGTAATATAGCAGCACTATGGCTGATGTTGCCTAAACAAGAAATTCAAAAACGTGTCCTTTCTAAGCGTCACAACCAATTTATCTTTATTACATCCCCCTACCCAATGCTGTTATGGGTGACACTCCTCTACAATCGGGAACTAGAGCCTAGATGGTTACCTTGTTATCTAGATATGCAAAATCCTCAAAATCATCAATTGGTGTCTTCATTAGCAGAAAATGAACGCTATCCCTTGATTTGCTTTACTCTAGAAACACCTAATTCCTGCACCAATGTGATTAGCAGTTATGTTGATCCAACTCAGCGGCAAATGTTGAAAGTCTGGGTAGAACAAAGTAAGCAACTACCGCCTTCTTCTCAACTTCAGTTGAGCAAACAATTATTAAAACAGCAGTATCAACAAATGCAATCTCGTATACTGCGGCACTTGGCATCAATACCCGACAGAACATTGCAGGGCATAGGGGAGGCAGTGCGGTCTTGGGGTCTCCCCAAGTAGAGCAACTGCCGTCATGGGGCATAGGGCATGGGGCAGAATTATTAATGTTTAAAAAGTCTGTTTCTTTGTGGATGGAGTTTTTAATGATTTACTAGAAAACACTTGACAAAGAAGAAAAAAATAGGCATAATAACAAAGTTGCCAATTAAGGGACTGTAGTTCAATTGGTTAGAGCACCGCCCTGTCACGGCGGAAGTTGCGGGTTCGAGCCCCGTCAGTCCCGTTTAAAATACAAATAGCAATCAATAAGTATTGAGTTTTAGGCACTCTAATCATCTGACCATTTATTAGAGTCCGTAGTTTTTTAACTCTATATTTAATGCTTGTTATAAGCTACATTTATCATGCTTTGCGAAAGAGAGAATCAACTGTGACTGTTAGAGTCCGTATTGCACCTAGCCCGACTGGGAATTTACATATTGGTACAGCTAGAACTGCTGTATTTAACTGGTTATTTGCCCGCCACCACGGCGGGACATTTATTGTGCGAGTTGAAGACACAGACCTAGAGCGATCGCGTCCTGAATATACTGAAAATATCCTCACAGGTTTACGCTGGCTAGGCTTGAATTGGGATGAAGGGCCATTTTTCCAATCTCAACGCCTAGATTTATATCGAGCAGCCGTCGAAAAACTCTTAGAGCAAAAATTAGCTTATCGTTGTTACACTACTTCTGAAGAATTAGAAGTACTGCGAGAAACTCAAAAAGCCAAAGGGGAAGCTCCTCGCTACGATAACCGTCACCGTAACCTGACCCCAGAAGAAGAAGCAGCTTATCAAGCCGCAGGTCGTAGTTTCGTAATTCGCTTCAAAATTGCCGATGACCGAGAAATCGTCTGGAATGATTTAGTGCGGGGTAGTATGAGTTGGCAAGGCGGTGATTTGGGTGGTGATATGGTCATCGCTCGCGCCTCAGAAGATGGTATTGGTCAACCGCTATACAACTTTGTGGTTGTAGTGGATGACATAGATATGCAAATCACCCATGTTATCCGGGGAGAAGACCACATAGCCAATACTGCCAAGCAAATTTTGTTATATGAAGCTTTAGGAGCAAAAATACCAGATTTTGCTCATACACCGTTGATTTTGAATATGGAGGGACGCAAACTTTCTAAGCGGGATGGAGTCACTTCCATTTCTGAGTTTCAGCAAATGGGCTTTACTGCTGAAGGTTTGGTAAATTATATGACTTTACTGGGTTGGTCGCCTCCAGACTCCACTCAAGAAATATTTACTTTAGAAACAGCAGCAAAAGAGTTTACTTTTGAGCGTGTTAATAAAGCAGGGGCAAAATTTGACTGGGCAAAGCTGGATTGGTTAAATAGTCAGTATCTCCACAACATGCCGACGGATAAACTGACAGATTTACTTATACCTTATTGGCAGGCAGCTGGATATCAATTTGACAAAGGGCGAGAACGTCCTTGGTTAGAAGAGTTAGTAACTTTAATTAGCCAGAGTTTGACTCGTTTAGTAGATGCTGTAGCGATGAGCCAACTGTTTTTCACTGAGACAGTGGAATTTAGTGAAGAAGCTAGCCAACAACTAAAACAGGAAGGTTCTAGTGTTGTTCTGCAAGCAATTCTCACGGCTTTAGAAAATCAACCGCAACTATCAGAAGCGATCGCACAAGATATAATTAAGCAAGTGGTAAAAGAGCAAAAAGTTAAAAAGGGCTTAGCGATGCGATCGCTTAGAGCCGCTTTAACGGGAGATGTTCACGGCCCAGACCTCATCCAATCTTGGTTACTCCTCAATCAAATTAATTTAGACAACTTGCGTTTGACTAAAGCAATCACACTTAGCGGCGGGGATTGAAGGCAATAGTTCAATACAGTTCAGTTAAGAAAAAAACTAGGTTGGGGAGCCACTGCGTTGATGAGGCAGCGCGGTCTTGGGGGTTTCCCCCGTGAGCGACTGCCGAAAGGGTTTCCCACGTTGTAGCAAGTGGCGTTTAAGCACAGCGCAACCCAACCAGTCCATCAACAATGTTGGGTTTCCTAATGTCAACCCAACCTGCTATAGTCTTAGTTAAAGGTGACTCTGTAATGAATATTAATTAGCAACAGTTGTTGTTCAAATACTACATATTTCAGAATCATTTATAGATGAAGACCTTTTTGCCTGCAATTGTTGCCGAATATTTTTGTAGGCGGATGGATTTACTGGCATCATCACTTCTACAAGTTTCTGCCAACCTCTGCTGTGACTTTTTATCCCCATATCTTGTATAAGTTGTTCGAGGTGATGAAAGTTAAATGGGGATATGCATCCTCCACTACCCCGACCTTGCGACCAGTGAGTTTGCCACCAGTGAAATTCTGTCTCCATATCCTCGATTATTTCAGAGCGTGGAGGTAGAGCTAGATTGCCTTTAGCATATTCTGCTAACCACCAAGCTCCGACTTCAGAAGTTAATGGAGAAAAAAAACTAGAATTATAGCCGACAAAACCTAGCTGAGGAATATCAGGGTGAATAAGATTGCGGTAGAGATGAAAGTAGCCTTTGTCATCGATTAGCATTTGACGATACTTTTCTTCCAGAAAAGGAACGTCTTGGCGAAATCCTATACCGAAAACGACTATATCTGCTTGTAATCGCTCACCATTTGCTAATTCCACTCCGTTATTGCAAAACTTGGCAATTGTTGTCTTTCTAGATTGTAGTTTGCCAGTATTCAAATATTGATAAAAATTATCGGGTGCGATCGCTGTAGAACAATTTACCGATTGGGACATGGATTGATCAGGCAACATCCCACAATCATCAAGACCAAATTGCAAGCGTAAGATAATTTGGTTCATCTGCCAGAAAGCCCACACTAAGGGCTTGCCGATAGTATGTAACTTTAATTCTATGCCTTGAAGATTACGGTAAGGCAACCAAGCTTCTGTAAAGCGGGTTAAAAGAATGTACTTTAGATTGATTAAACCGAAGAAAAACTTCGGAACTTTCCACAAGGTATGACGGAAAACAAGGGTGCATTCTTTAGCTAAAGTAGCAGCAGAGGTGGCTATGTCAGTTGCAGATCTGCCAAAACCAACAACGATTACCCGCTTACCCTGGAGTTGGGAAATGTCGTTCAATTCGGTGGAATGTAATATCTGCCCTCCAGATGCGATAAAATCTTCCTTGCCAGGTAATGTATGCACTTTTGGGATATTAAACAGACCGTTACATACAAGGACGAAATCAAACTCGTATTGCTTTGGTTTATTATCATCCTGGGAGTTGATGCTAACTACCCATTTTGGTTGGATGTCAGTCTTCCTTTCAACCTGAATGACTTCTGTTTGGAATTGAATCTTCTCTAAAATGCCAAAGTTCTGCGCGTAAGATTCCAAGTAATTTCTTACCTGCTCTGCTGTAGGCCACTCTGGATAGGACGCAGGCATAGGATAATCAGAAAAAGCATAAGTATCACGGGGATTTTGAGTAGTTAGCCCTGTATAAGTCCGGGACTTTTCCCATACACCACCAAGTCCTTTCTGTTTCTCAAATACAGTTACTTCGTAACCTTCTTCAGTAAAGGTCTTAGCTCCGACTAAACCACTAATACCAGCCCCAATGATACAAATATGCTGAATCGTCATATAAATATGTAAAGGTTTATTACACTACTATTTGCAGAGATTCTTTTGAACCAGCCAAGTTATTTTCATTGGAATACGAGGAAACCAAGTTATTTGCATCGAGATACTCTGACTGTTCTTGAGACTTGATCACATGAGTCAAGTATTCATAATGTGAGGGCAAAGTAGCACTTAGATAATTAGCTCTTTCTTGAATTGCCATAAATGTGGCTTTGGCATTTTGGTCTTCAACATGCTCTAGAACAGGTAAGCTGCTTTCTGGCATGTAATTTAACCCCAGCAACATAACTGAATAAGAGTAAGATTCAAAACCGTGAAATTTCGGATTGATGTTTTTATTATTTGGCAGCCTATTTTTCCATAACTTGAATTTTTCACGTAGTTCTTCTGGAACTTTAATATTGTGCTTTGTTGCCTTCCAAAACTCTGTGTCTACTCTGTCACTGGCATAGTAATGGAGGATCAAGAAGTCCCGGACACCATCTATGCAATCGGCAATAACTTTGTTGTAACTGTTAATTATCTCTTCATTGGATGATTTATTGGGAAAATGATTAACTAATTCTTCGATCGCATGTTGAATGAAGAAGATTCCACTAGACTCTAGCGGTTCTACAAATCCACTAGAAAGACCAATTGCTACGCAGTTTTTCACCCATGAGTTGCGGTTACGTCCAACTTTCATCTTGATATGAGATGCTTTGCAATTATCACAAGCTTCTCCCAAATGCTCTCTAAATTCTTTTTCAGCCTCCTCTGGAGAAATAAATGCACTGGAGTAAACGTACCCTGAGCCACTTCTGCTATACAATGGCGTATTCCACACCCAACCATTGTTTAGTGCAGTTGCTGTTGTATAGGGTTTAATACCGTTTTTTTGCATATCGGTTGGTAACTGCATGGCGATCGCGCTGTCGCAAAGTAACGACTCTGCATAAGAAATAAATGGCTCACCCAAAACTTTATTAATCAACAGACCACGAAAACCAGTACAGTCTATAAAAATGTCGCCATTAATACTACCATGTTCTTTAGTATTGATGTGATCTATGTTTCCGTCTTCTGTTAGCTTTACATCTATCACATCATCAACAATTTGTTTTACACCCCTACACATTGCAAAATCTTTCATAAATTTTGCCAGCAGATTAGCATCAAAATGATAGGCATAAGGGTACTGAATCTTTAAATTATTAAGGATATTTTTCTTAGCAATATGTTGAGAGGAAAATTCATTTTGAACTTTCTCATCAAAAACCTGCCCATCCAGATATCTGGGAGATTTTTGATTGTCACATAGCCAGGGTATTAAAAAACAGGCATAATCGAATGGTTCTTGATTTTTCTTGATTTTCAGCCACCATTCAGAGATATCAAAACCATCTATTACTTCATATCTCTGAAAGGGATGATAAAAATGTTGTCTTTTAGCATTCCAGTCAACAAATTTAATCCCCATTTTATAGGTAGCATGACATTTGGGCATCCATTCATATTCTTGTAAACCCAGAAAATCAAAGAATAACTTGATAGTACTAAAAGTTGCCTCGCCAACTCCAATTGTTGTGATATTAGATGATTCAATCAAAGTAATATGAACATTTTTATCTAAAGCTTTGCTTAGATAAGCAGCAGTCATCCAACCAGCAGAACCACCACCAACGATTACAATATTCTTAATATATTCGTCGGACATATTATAAATTACTCCTATTTTTTAAAAGACGTGTTTTCTCAGTTGAATAAGTTAATTATCCAATTTTTAATGGATAATTAACTTTATGAGTATTGGCATAAACCAAAAGGTCATCTGTAAACTTTGTAAATACTGTAAATAGTTTGTCGACCAATTTAAAGGCTTCTTGTCGAGTTTGTTCTGGCAATGTAATGTCTTTGATAAATTGACCAATATCTGTTGATGAACCTGCCATGTGTCCAGTTTCCACAGCTAGATGAAAATCCGCAAAATATCTACATTCTTTTTGAGTAATTTCTTTAATTTCTTTACCAACTTTGGCAGCAGTTGAAAACATAACATTGCCAGTAGCTTCAGTGACTTCAATTACTATCAACTTCTGGATAGGAGTAGCTTGCAATGTATATCGATAAAGTTGATAGTTTAACCAACGAGCATTTTTGGTTTCTTCACTCCACAAAAATCTTAATGCATCACTAAATTTCATGGATTTGTCAACTTCTAAGTTTTTCAAATCTTCTAAAAACCATAACCAATGATGGTCATCTTCATAAGTATGTTTATTAATAAGTTTTTGAATAGGATCATCCGTTGGTTCTGCTCGTAAAAAATACTTATTTAGTTCCCCAAAACCCATCACGAAGGGAGCCGCGCAAGGTGACCAAGCTAATCTCTGCCTGGGATCTATGCTTTTGTTTTGCATAAAATCGAATAATGGCAATTGAGAAAACTCTTGTTTTTTGTTTTCAATTTGTATAAGTACATCTTTCATGTTTAGTAAGCCTATTTCAAAGGTTAGGTTTTGTCTGTAAATGTAGATAAAATCAGCAACAAAATTACTAAATAGTGCAAAGACTTCAGATAGTAAGAAATAAAATATTAGTTGCTGTCAAAATAGAGATCGCAAGATTTAAAGATAAATTAGATGTAATTTATCTGTTTTACTCATCAAGAGTTATTATCTACACTAATTCTTGTGAGAGCTTAAAACAAGCTGTTGGGGAAAGTTATTCTCTGCTCAATACAAAAAATAGATCATCATAGTAATGATTATTGGATGCGTTAAACAAATTTTCACAGCGATTTACTATCTAAATGCATAAATTTAAAAATCAGTTTTAAACTATTCAATCTAGAAAAAATTAGTTACTTCATCAAGAACATATAGGTTAAAAAGAACACAAAGCTCATAAATTAAAGGAGAACTAACTTTAATTAATTAAAGTTGTCAGTAGATTATCTTGAAAAACAATTTACTATTACATCACATTGAATACAGCACATATTTTCTACTTACCCTACTGTTAATGTGTTGCAAAATATAGTTAATTGTTTAAAGCTTGAAACTATACCATCATTGTTGTATTTTTTTCTTAAAAAAGATAACAGTAATTATCCGTGTTTATAAAACTTTAATTAATACACTTAAACTAATACTGAGTGACGAAAATTACATTTTTCACAGCATATTAAGTAGTTTATGCTATATTTTGTGAAGTAAATTATACCATTAAATATTTTTATTCTGACAAGCTTCTAGTTTTCGAGAAGGCTTCGCCAATGTGTCTACGCTGAGATTGATTAAGAGTCGGCAAAAAAGTCACAGAAAAACGCCTAGTAACACTAGTAGTTCACCAACCCAATATTGCCGTGTAGACCTAGCAGGGGGGCAGGGCGCAAGGGAGAGAATCTTTCCCCTCTGCTCCCTGCTAATAGCCCCGAAGCCTACCTCCACCTGTCATTTTTGATTTGACAGACCACTAGCTCCTAGTCCCTGAACTCAACAAGATGTACCTCACTAAAACGATAAGTGCTGTATCTTGCTTTTAACTTTTGATCAAAGGTAGTGTGACAGTAAATGTTGTACCGAAGCTAACTTCACTATTAACTGTAATCTTACCTCCGTATGCATCAACACACTTTTTGACTATTGCTAATCCCAAGCCAGTGCCTGGGGTTGTACCGACGTTTTCTGCCCGATGGAAAGGCTGAAAGAGTTGTTTTTGGTCGTTTTGAGGAATGCCAATGCCCCAATCTTGAATCTGAAATATGACTGAGTGTTCTTGAGCAATTAGCTGAAACTGAACTTGACCGCCAGGTAATGAATACTTAATCGCATTGCCGAGTAAATTACCTAATATGTGACGCAACAAACTTTCGTCCCATACAGCCTCGGTTAGTTCTCCAAAACTAGCGAAAACTAAAGTAAGATGCTTCTCTTTAACATTGAGTTGAGCTTCTTCAACCAATTGACGGCAGAATGCTTCTAAGTTTAAGGGACTAAATTGACACGAAAGTTTACCTGAATCAGCTCTACCAATCAGTGACACCTCATCTAACATTTGTGCCATATTTTTGATTGCCGAACGAATCATCTGTAAATGAGTATGTTTTTTCTCTTTAGTTAATTTATCGTCGTTGTTTTGTAGCAACCCAGCAGCCAAGAGAATAGTATTTAAAGGATTGCGGATGTCATGAGAGAGCATCGAAACAAATTCCGATTTAAATTGGTTAAGTTCATTGGCTTTTACCAGTTCCGCAGTTCGTTCATCAACTCGGCTTTGTAATGACTGATTAACAGTGCGTAATGTTTCTAAAACTTGCTTACGTTCAATTGCATAATGTACAGAACGAACTAAAACATCTGTATTCACCTGTCGTTTTACTAGATAATCTTGCGCCCCCTGTCGAACTGCTTCAATTGCCAGTTCTTCATCGTTGGTATTTGTAAGTACAACAATGGGGATGCTGGGAGCATTAATCATCAAAGGAGGCAAAGATGACAATCCTTGACTGTCAGGCAGAGTAAGATCTAACAGAATTACATCATAAGTATCTTTACGTATTTCTTGAAGAGCTTCTTGTAATCTTTTGACATGAACCAGTGTAAACTCTTTGGACTGGGCTTGCTTCAGAAACTCTTGCAACAGCCTAGCTTCAGCCAGATTGTCCTCAATTAACAAGATTTTTACTAAGTAGCTCGCAGTCATAATCTTCTGGTTTCACCTTTTGGTGTCCCTCTATCTTGAAAGTTAATAATTGGGCATGGGGCAGCACTTCGACTACGCCCTTCGGCTGCGCTCAGGCTAAACTCAGTAACCGGGGCAGAGTACAGGGTGCAGAGGGGAGTTAAGAAAATACCCTGAATTTGTACCTCATTTTCAATATTTCTCCCTGCTCCCTGCTCCCTGCTCCCCTGCTTCCCCTGCCTCCCCTACTTCATTGCGATGGTAATGTAACGATAGAAAGCCAGAAATCCTCAATTCCCTTGACAATTTGGAATAGCTGATTGAGGTTGCGAGATTTAGTGATGTAGCAGTTTACATGCAAGTCGTAGCTATGGAAAATGTCATCCTCGTTTTTTGAGGTTGTCAATACTACTACTGGAATGCGTTTGAGTACAGGGTCAGCTTTGATCTCGGCCAGCACCTCTCGACCATCCTTTTTGGGCAAGTTTAAGTCTAGCAAAATCAAGTCGGGGCGGGGTGCATCAGCATACTCGCCTTCTTGACGTAAAAAAGCCATAGCGTCTACGCCATCTCTAACTATCACCACTTGGTGAGGCACTAAGCTATTTTTTAAGGCTTCTTGAATTAAGCGGATATCGGCTTTATTATCCTCAACCAAAAATATTGTTTTGTGTTTTTCTTCCGTTTCTACGCTCACGCTCACGTCCTCCGACTGGAATCGTAAAGTAGAAG contains the following coding sequences:
- a CDS encoding serine/threonine protein kinase, with the protein product MNQSAFVSPHKKELLANRYQLKQLIGRGGMGEVFLAEDILLGGTPVAIKFLSQTFVNPKIQKDFAREARTSAALSQKSLHIVRAYDYGVSAEGKPFYVMEYLNGRSLKDLIPIPLPRFLTLARQICLGLQCAHQGINIDGKIYPLVHRDIKPANILVVPDQILGQLVKILDFGIAKFLNYAVTASTNKGFNGTLPYSSPEQLEGEELDSRSDIYSLGVMMFEMLTGVKPWKPETDLFGAWYKAHHFEVPKAIAEVNPQLQLPQQINDLIMSCLAKAPSDRPQSMTAILQVLNSLEKPSYAILPNSLSSKTAPNIPLGSELLLAIEKKCGQFVWPRNKPIQEIVFPQLIDTPQGNIAALWLMLPKQEIQKRVLSKRHNQFIFITSPYPMLLWVTLLYNRELEPRWLPCYLDMQNPQNHQLVSSLAENERYPLICFTLETPNSCTNVISSYVDPTQRQMLKVWVEQSKQLPPSSQLQLSKQLLKQQYQQMQSRILRHLASIPDRTLQGIGEAVRSWGLPK
- the gltX gene encoding glutamate--tRNA ligase, coding for MTVRVRIAPSPTGNLHIGTARTAVFNWLFARHHGGTFIVRVEDTDLERSRPEYTENILTGLRWLGLNWDEGPFFQSQRLDLYRAAVEKLLEQKLAYRCYTTSEELEVLRETQKAKGEAPRYDNRHRNLTPEEEAAYQAAGRSFVIRFKIADDREIVWNDLVRGSMSWQGGDLGGDMVIARASEDGIGQPLYNFVVVVDDIDMQITHVIRGEDHIANTAKQILLYEALGAKIPDFAHTPLILNMEGRKLSKRDGVTSISEFQQMGFTAEGLVNYMTLLGWSPPDSTQEIFTLETAAKEFTFERVNKAGAKFDWAKLDWLNSQYLHNMPTDKLTDLLIPYWQAAGYQFDKGRERPWLEELVTLISQSLTRLVDAVAMSQLFFTETVEFSEEASQQLKQEGSSVVLQAILTALENQPQLSEAIAQDIIKQVVKEQKVKKGLAMRSLRAALTGDVHGPDLIQSWLLLNQINLDNLRLTKAITLSGGD
- a CDS encoding flavin-containing monooxygenase; this translates as MTIQHICIIGAGISGLVGAKTFTEEGYEVTVFEKQKGLGGVWEKSRTYTGLTTQNPRDTYAFSDYPMPASYPEWPTAEQVRNYLESYAQNFGILEKIQFQTEVIQVERKTDIQPKWVVSINSQDDNKPKQYEFDFVLVCNGLFNIPKVHTLPGKEDFIASGGQILHSTELNDISQLQGKRVIVVGFGRSATDIATSAATLAKECTLVFRHTLWKVPKFFFGLINLKYILLTRFTEAWLPYRNLQGIELKLHTIGKPLVWAFWQMNQIILRLQFGLDDCGMLPDQSMSQSVNCSTAIAPDNFYQYLNTGKLQSRKTTIAKFCNNGVELANGERLQADIVVFGIGFRQDVPFLEEKYRQMLIDDKGYFHLYRNLIHPDIPQLGFVGYNSSFFSPLTSEVGAWWLAEYAKGNLALPPRSEIIEDMETEFHWWQTHWSQGRGSGGCISPFNFHHLEQLIQDMGIKSHSRGWQKLVEVMMPVNPSAYKNIRQQLQAKRSSSINDSEICSI
- a CDS encoding tryptophan halogenase family protein — protein: MSDEYIKNIVIVGGGSAGWMTAAYLSKALDKNVHITLIESSNITTIGVGEATFSTIKLFFDFLGLQEYEWMPKCHATYKMGIKFVDWNAKRQHFYHPFQRYEVIDGFDISEWWLKIKKNQEPFDYACFLIPWLCDNQKSPRYLDGQVFDEKVQNEFSSQHIAKKNILNNLKIQYPYAYHFDANLLAKFMKDFAMCRGVKQIVDDVIDVKLTEDGNIDHINTKEHGSINGDIFIDCTGFRGLLINKVLGEPFISYAESLLCDSAIAMQLPTDMQKNGIKPYTTATALNNGWVWNTPLYSRSGSGYVYSSAFISPEEAEKEFREHLGEACDNCKASHIKMKVGRNRNSWVKNCVAIGLSSGFVEPLESSGIFFIQHAIEELVNHFPNKSSNEEIINSYNKVIADCIDGVRDFLILHYYASDRVDTEFWKATKHNIKVPEELREKFKLWKNRLPNNKNINPKFHGFESYSYSVMLLGLNYMPESSLPVLEHVEDQNAKATFMAIQERANYLSATLPSHYEYLTHVIKSQEQSEYLDANNLVSSYSNENNLAGSKESLQIVV
- a CDS encoding hybrid sensor histidine kinase/response regulator, which codes for MTASYLVKILLIEDNLAEARLLQEFLKQAQSKEFTLVHVKRLQEALQEIRKDTYDVILLDLTLPDSQGLSSLPPLMINAPSIPIVVLTNTNDEELAIEAVRQGAQDYLVKRQVNTDVLVRSVHYAIERKQVLETLRTVNQSLQSRVDERTAELVKANELNQFKSEFVSMLSHDIRNPLNTILLAAGLLQNNDDKLTKEKKHTHLQMIRSAIKNMAQMLDEVSLIGRADSGKLSCQFSPLNLEAFCRQLVEEAQLNVKEKHLTLVFASFGELTEAVWDESLLRHILGNLLGNAIKYSLPGGQVQFQLIAQEHSVIFQIQDWGIGIPQNDQKQLFQPFHRAENVGTTPGTGLGLAIVKKCVDAYGGKITVNSEVSFGTTFTVTLPLIKS
- a CDS encoding response regulator, which codes for MSVETEEKHKTIFLVEDNKADIRLIQEALKNSLVPHQVVIVRDGVDAMAFLRQEGEYADAPRPDLILLDLNLPKKDGREVLAEIKADPVLKRIPVVVLTTSKNEDDIFHSYDLHVNCYITKSRNLNQLFQIVKGIEDFWLSIVTLPSQ